The genomic stretch TGCAACAACTCAACGCCCAAATGGCGCAGGAAGCAATTAACCTCACCAATGCGTTAAAAGGTGACAACAAAACCCAGGGGAACTGGGGGGAAGTGGTGCTGAGCCGGGTGCTGGAAAGTTCCGGATTGCGTGAAGGACATGAATATGAGACTCAGGTCAGCGTCCAGACCGCGAGCAATAGCCGCCTGCAACCCGATGTGATTGTGCGACTGCCGCATGGCAAAGATGTGATTATCGATGCCAAAATGTCGCTGGTGGCTTATGAGCGCTATTTCAACAGCGATAATGAAGCCGAACGAGCGGCGGCACTGAATGAGCACCTGTTATCTATCCGTAATCATATGCGGTTGCTGGGCAGCAAGGATTACCAGCAACTGCCGGGATTGCGTTCTCTCGACTATGTGTTGATGTTTATTCCCGTCGAACCGGCGTTTCTGGTGGCTATCGATCGTCAGCCGGATCTGATCACCGAGGCATTACGCCACAATATTATGCTGGTCAGCCCCACGACTTTACTGGTAGCGTTACGGACGATTAACAATCTCTGGCGTTATGAGCAGCAAAGCCGCAATGCGCAGTTAATCGCCGAACGCGCGTCACGGTTGTACGACAAACTGCGTTTGTTCGTTGATGATATGGCGTCGCTGGGGCAAGGGCTGGATAAAGCGCAGGCAGGTTACCGTCAGGCGATGAAGAAGCTGGCCTCCGGGCGCGGCAATCTGATAGGTCAAGCCGAAGGGTTTCGGGCGTTGGGGGTGGAGATCAAGCGGCCAGTCAATGTCCCCATGATGCAAGATGAGCCTTTGACGCCGGATGCGTTGCTCGCATTGTCACAAAACGCGCATGATGATGAGACTGAACACAGTGTAGATGGCATGGATGATGTGCCGAATGGCACAGCGGTATGATGTTGATCAGGTTCAGCGCACAGGGTGGAAAGAAGGGCGGTCGCTTTTGAGCGGGGTCTGGTACACTCTCTATCCATTAATGCTACCCATTAATGGGTAATGCGATCCTGAAGTTGAAGAAGCAGGTGGATAACATGGTAGACGATTCGGATAAGACGACACATTTTGGTTTTCGCACGGTAGCGAAAGATGATAAGGAAGCCATGGTGGCGGATGTTTTTCATTCTGTGGCTGCCAAATATGACCTGATGAATGATCTGATGTCATTTGGCATTCACCGTGTCTGGAAACGGTTTACCATTGAATGCAGCGGTGTGCGCCGTGGCCAGCGCGTGCTGGACTTAGCGGGCGGCACTGGTGATCTTACCGCCAAATTCTCCCGTCTGGTGGGAGATGAAGGTGAAGTGGTATTGGCGGATATCAATGCGTCAATGCTGAAAGTAGGGCGCGAGAAGCTGCGCAATAACGGTGTGGTGGGCAATGTCAGTTATGTCCAGGCCAATGCGGAAGCGCTGCCGTTTCCGGAGAATTTTTTCGACTGTATTACTATCTCGTTCGGCTTGCGTAACGTCACCGAAAAAGAGCGAGCACTGCGCTCTATGTATCGGGTGCTGAAACCCGGTGGTCGCTTGCTGGTGCTTGAGTTCTCGAAACCTACCGTGAAGGCGTTGAGCAAAGTCTACGATGCCTACTCTTTCCACGTGTTGCCCCGTATTGGCGAAATGGTTGCCAGTGATGCCGGTAGTTACCGCTATCTGGCGGAATCCATTCGTATGCATCCCGACCAGGAGACATTGAAAGGGATGATGGTCGATGCCGGTTTTGACAGTGTGGATTACTTCAATCTGACCAGCGGTATCGTGGCGCTGCATCGCGGATTTAAATTCTGAGTTGGATACACCCATGTTGATAATGCCTGTGTTGACGGCGGCACTGGAAACAGCGCTCAACCAGCTTTTGTTCCGTGACCGGAGTCTGAAAGCCGCCCGTCAGCGTTTGCACGGAAAAACGTTGCGAGTGGATGTGGCGGAACTGGGCACCCCGTTGGTATTGGTTTTTTCCGAATATCGCCTGGATGTGGTGAGTCAGTGGGCAGAGCAGCCAGACTGTTGGCTGCAAACCCGCTTACCGGCATTGATGAAATTGCGCGACCGGCAGCAATTGTCTGCGCTGATGCGCAGTGGTGAATTGGTGCTGGAAGGGGATATTCAGGTGGCGCAGCAGTTTGTCACCTTGCTGGATCTGGCGGAGTTTGACCCGGCAGAATGGCTGTCGCCCTGGCTGGGTGATGTGGTGGCCGAAGGGCTGAGTCAGGCGGCGGGTAAGGTTGCGGGGACGTTGATGCGTTCAGCATGCCGCCAGCAGCAGGCGCTGTCGGAAACCGTAACTGAGGAGTGGCGTCTGGCACCCGGCAAGCTGGAGGCGCTCTGGTTTGCTGACGAGGTGGAAGCGTTGGCGCAATCGGTGGAGGCGCTGTCCGTCAGGCTGGCAAAACTGGAGGGAGCGCCATGACACCGGGAGAATTATTGCGGTTGTACCGGATTATCCGGGTGTTGCTGAGCTACGGACTGGATGAGTTGATCCCGCGTATTCCTCTCACCATGCCGCTACGCCTTTGGCGTTGTTTATTGTTCTGGTTACCGAATCGTCACAAAGGTCAGCCACTGGGCGAGCGTCTGCGACTGGCGTTACAGGAGCTGGGGCCGGTGTGGATCAAGTTCGGTCAGATGATGTCCACACGCCGTGATCTCTTTCCTCCGGCCATTGCCGATCAACTGGCGATGCTGCAAGACCAGGTTGAGCCGTTTGATGGTGAACTGGCTCGTCACCAGATTGAAACGTCGATGGGCGGCAAGCTGGAAACCTGGTTTGATGATTTTGATGCTAAGCCGCTGGCATCGGCGTCGATAGCTCAGGTGCATACCGCCAGACTGAAAACGACGGGTAAAGCGATCGTCATCAAAGTCATTCGCCCGGATATATTGCCGGTCATCAAGGCTGACATGCGCCTGATGAATCGGTTGGCTGGCTGGTTACCGCTATTGCTGCCGGATGGCCGTCGCTTGCGACCACGTGAAGTGGTACGCGATTACGAAAAAACGCTGTTGGATGAGCTGAACCTGCTGCGTGAAGCGGCCAACGCCATCCAGTTGCGGCGAAACTTTGAAAACAGCCCGATGTTGTACGTCCCAGAGGTGTACTCCGATTACTGCAACGAACAGGTGCTGGTCATGGAGCGTATCTACGGTATTCCGGTATCGGACATCGATGCGTTGAAGCGGCATGGCGTTAATATGCCGTTGCTGGCTGAGCGTGGTGTGCAGGTCTTTTTCACTCAGGTATTCCGCGACAGCTTTTTCCATGCCGATATGCACCCCGGCAATATCTTCATCAGTTATGAACATCCGGAAGATCCGCAATATATCGGGATTGACTGCGGGATTGTCGGCTCGCTGAATAAAGAAGATAAGCGCTATCTGGCAGAGAACTTTATTGCTTTTTTCAACCGTGACTACCGTCGCGTCGCTGAATTGCACGTAGATTCTGGCTGGGTACCGGCTGATACCAACGTAGAAGAGTTCGAATTTGCTATCCGTACCGTTTGTGAGCCCATTTTTGAAAAGCCGTTAGCAGAAATTTCTTTCGGTCATGTATTATTGAACCTCTTTAATACGGCGCGTCGCTTCAATATGGAAGTGCAACCCCAGTTGGTGTTGCTCCAGAAGACGTTACTGTACATTGAGGGAGTCGGGCGTCAGCTCTACCCTCAGCTGGATTTGTGGAAGACGGCGAAGCCCTTTCTTGAAACCTGGCTGAAGGATCAGGTCGGCTTGCCTGCCATGTTGCGGGCATTTAAAGAGAAAGCGCCGTTTTGGGCAGAAAAGCTGCCCGAGATTCCCGAATTGTTCTACGACAGTTTACGTCAGCATAAAATGTTGAAGCAGAACATGGAGTTATTGACCGGCGAGTTGCGTTCGCAACGTACCCGTCATGGTCAGGCTCGGTATCTGCTGGGCGTGGGGGCGACGTTGCTGCTGAGCGGGACGATACTGCTGGTGAGCCAGGTCGAAGCGGATATTGTTCCGGCTGGCTTGTTTGCCGCGGGTTTTGTGGCCTGGATTATCGGCTGGCGCAGTACTCGCTGAACCGTTGTACCCGTTGAATAAACGCCTCATTAGTATCCCGATGTTGACTGATGAGCGTGTTACATGAATTCCTTTTGAGTAAAGAGGTAAGCACAGTATGGGCGGTATTAGTATCTGGAATCTATTGATTATCGGGGTGATCGTGGTGTTGCTGTTCGGCACCAATAAGCTGAGAACCCTGGGCTCAGACTTGGGCGCGTCAATCAAAGGCTTCAAGAAAGC from Dickeya zeae NCPPB 2538 encodes the following:
- the ubiE gene encoding bifunctional demethylmenaquinone methyltransferase/2-methoxy-6-polyprenyl-1,4-benzoquinol methylase UbiE; the encoded protein is MVDDSDKTTHFGFRTVAKDDKEAMVADVFHSVAAKYDLMNDLMSFGIHRVWKRFTIECSGVRRGQRVLDLAGGTGDLTAKFSRLVGDEGEVVLADINASMLKVGREKLRNNGVVGNVSYVQANAEALPFPENFFDCITISFGLRNVTEKERALRSMYRVLKPGGRLLVLEFSKPTVKALSKVYDAYSFHVLPRIGEMVASDAGSYRYLAESIRMHPDQETLKGMMVDAGFDSVDYFNLTSGIVALHRGFKF
- the rmuC gene encoding DNA recombination protein RmuC; the encoded protein is MDISLFYGIGGGVVGLLLGWLAASLLQQQRQARHDTEFRLQQQALEQTRQQLSENQQARQQDQQRLDQQSQELRSLHAQLAAGEEKLRQLAELREECAQLNQELRALREANGAQEAELREVTIRLEETRLAAEEKQRLLMNSEQRLSTQFENLANRIFEQTGHKVDQQNQQSMEKLLTPLREQLDGFRRQVQESFGAESRERHTLAHEIRNLQQLNAQMAQEAINLTNALKGDNKTQGNWGEVVLSRVLESSGLREGHEYETQVSVQTASNSRLQPDVIVRLPHGKDVIIDAKMSLVAYERYFNSDNEAERAAALNEHLLSIRNHMRLLGSKDYQQLPGLRSLDYVLMFIPVEPAFLVAIDRQPDLITEALRHNIMLVSPTTLLVALRTINNLWRYEQQSRNAQLIAERASRLYDKLRLFVDDMASLGQGLDKAQAGYRQAMKKLASGRGNLIGQAEGFRALGVEIKRPVNVPMMQDEPLTPDALLALSQNAHDDETEHSVDGMDDVPNGTAV
- the ubiJ gene encoding ubiquinone biosynthesis protein UbiJ encodes the protein MLIMPVLTAALETALNQLLFRDRSLKAARQRLHGKTLRVDVAELGTPLVLVFSEYRLDVVSQWAEQPDCWLQTRLPALMKLRDRQQLSALMRSGELVLEGDIQVAQQFVTLLDLAEFDPAEWLSPWLGDVVAEGLSQAAGKVAGTLMRSACRQQQALSETVTEEWRLAPGKLEALWFADEVEALAQSVEALSVRLAKLEGAP
- the ubiB gene encoding ubiquinone biosynthesis regulatory protein kinase UbiB gives rise to the protein MTPGELLRLYRIIRVLLSYGLDELIPRIPLTMPLRLWRCLLFWLPNRHKGQPLGERLRLALQELGPVWIKFGQMMSTRRDLFPPAIADQLAMLQDQVEPFDGELARHQIETSMGGKLETWFDDFDAKPLASASIAQVHTARLKTTGKAIVIKVIRPDILPVIKADMRLMNRLAGWLPLLLPDGRRLRPREVVRDYEKTLLDELNLLREAANAIQLRRNFENSPMLYVPEVYSDYCNEQVLVMERIYGIPVSDIDALKRHGVNMPLLAERGVQVFFTQVFRDSFFHADMHPGNIFISYEHPEDPQYIGIDCGIVGSLNKEDKRYLAENFIAFFNRDYRRVAELHVDSGWVPADTNVEEFEFAIRTVCEPIFEKPLAEISFGHVLLNLFNTARRFNMEVQPQLVLLQKTLLYIEGVGRQLYPQLDLWKTAKPFLETWLKDQVGLPAMLRAFKEKAPFWAEKLPEIPELFYDSLRQHKMLKQNMELLTGELRSQRTRHGQARYLLGVGATLLLSGTILLVSQVEADIVPAGLFAAGFVAWIIGWRSTR